One window of Aspergillus oryzae RIB40 DNA, chromosome 3 genomic DNA carries:
- a CDS encoding SDR family oxidoreductase (predicted protein), which produces MNGSLSQHGQERLSTPCRDRPPEETVYLVTGASRGIGRGLIEAFLQRPKSTVVACVRNVATATPALSPLTVAEGSRMIIVQLNCDSETDAQAAVQTLREEHGVTHLDVVVANAAMATNFGPASTMPLEHLQAHMMVNMYAPVLLFQATRLMLQQSKQQAKFVLIGAPISTITNMHDYARAPLTAYGVSKLAANYMVRKFHFENKWLTAFIIDPGHVQTDMGDQGARLMGRPQAPTTVADSVAGICARIDEATKETTSGHFVIHTDGSQLPW; this is translated from the exons ATGAACGGATCACTTAGCCAGCACGGTCAAGAGAGGCTCTCTACGCCATGCCGGGACAGACCGCCTGAGGAGACGGTGTATTTGGTCACCGGGGCCAGCCGAG GCATCGGACGAGGTCTCATTGAAGCTTTTCTCCAACGTCCCAAAAGCACCGTGGTCGCTTGCGTGCGCAACGTCGCCACCGCTACGCCGGCGCTCTCGCCACTAACCGTCGCTGAAGGCAGTCGGATGATCATAGTGCAGCTTAACTGCGACTCGGAAACTGATGCCCAGGCAGCCGTCCAGACATTGCGGGAGGAGCACGGGGTGACGCACTTGGACGTGGTGGTTGCCAATGCGGCCATGGCGACGAACTTTGGGCCCGCGTCCACCATGCCCCTCGAGCATCTCCAGGCACACATGATGGTCAACATGTATGCTCCCGTCCTACTGTTTCAGGCAACCCGCCTGATGCTGCAGCAGTCCAAGCAACAGGCCAAGTTTGTCTTGATCGGCGCCCCGAtcagcaccatcaccaacatgCACGACTATGCGCGGGCCCCACTGACGGCGTACGGAGTGTCGAAGCTGGCGGCCAACTACATGGTGCGCAAGTTCCACTTTGAGAACAAATGGCTCAcggccttcatcatcgatcCAGG ACATGTGCAGACTGATATGGGCGACCAAGGAGCGCGGCTGATGGGCCGTCCGCAGGCCCCAACAACTGTCGCAGACAGTGTGGCAGGCATCTGTGCTCGG ATTGATGAAGCGACCAAGGAGACTACATCGGGGCACTTCGTTATCCACACGGATGGATCTCAACTCCCCTGGTAG